The sequence AGCGGCTCGAGCGAGCCGAGCAGCGTCGGCAGGAGCTCGGAGACGGTCGGGTGCACGTGGACCGCGCGCTGCATGACCGTGTACGGCGCGCGCGCGTACATGAGGTCGGCGATGGTGTGCACGACCTCGTCGCCTTCGATGCCGAGCAGCGCCGCGCCGAGGAACTGCTTGCTGCCGGCGTCGACGAGCACTTTCATGAAGCCCTGCGTCTCGCCGCGCTCGCGCGCGCGGCCGACGCGGGTCATCGGCATTCGGCCGATCAGCGCCTTGCGCCCCGATTTGCGCACTTCGGCCTCGCTCATGCCGACGCGTCCCAGCGGCGGATCGACGAACAGCGCATAGATCGGGATGCGGTCGCTGACGCGGCGTTTGTCGCCGTCGAGCAGGTTCGCCGCGACGATCTCGTAATCGTTGTACGAGGTATGCGTAAAGGCGCCGCGGCCGTTCGCCTCGCCGAGCGCCCAGATGCCGGGCACGCTGGTGCGCAGCTCGTCGTCGACGGTGATGAAGCCGCGCTCGTCTTTCGCCACGCCGGCCTGCTCGAGGCCGAGGTCGTCGGTGTTGGGGGTACGGCCGGTGGCGATCAGGAGGTGCGAGCCGATCGCGTCCTCGCGCCGCCCTTCGCAGTCGTTGCGCACGCGCACGCCCTCGCCTTCGCGCGACACCTCGAGGCACTTCGAGGCGAGCTTGAACTCGATGCCCTCGCGCTCGAGCATCGCCTGCACTTCGCGCGACACGTCCTCGTCTTCGCGGCCGATGAGGCGAGGTCCCATCTCCACCACGGTGACCCGGCTCCCGAAGCGGCGATACATCTGCGCGAACTCGAGGCCGATGTAGCTGCCGCCGACGATCACCAGATGCTCGGGGAGGAAGTCCACCCCCATCATGCCGGAATTGTCGAAGTGCTTCACTGCGTCGAGCCCTTCGATGCCGCGCGCGGCCGAGCGCGCGCCGACGTCGAGGAAGATCTGCGGCGCTTCGAGCACCTCGTCGTTCACGCGCACCCGCGTCGGGGCTTCGAAGCGCGCGTGGCCGCGGACGAGCGTGAGGTTCGGCGTCTCGCCGAGCCATTTCTCGAGGCCGTCCGAGGACTGGCGCACCACGTCGTCCTTGCGCGCCTTGACCCGCGCCATGTCGACGCGCACGTCCTGCACATCGACCCCGTGCTCGCCCGCGATGCGGGCGAAGTGCGCGACGCGCGCACTCGCGATCAACGTCTTGGTCGGGATGCATCCGACGTTCACGCACGTGCCGCCGAGGAGCTTGCGCTCCACGATGGCGGTGCGGCGGCCGGAGTTCGCGAGGCGAACGGCCAGAGACGGGCCGGCCTGCCCGGCTCCGATGACGATGGCGTCGAAGTTCATTGGGAATCCCCTTCACAGTGCGCGTCGAAGATGCTTCCATGCGGTCTTGATCAGCAACAGGAGCGGCTCATGACCCGGATCCGACCGATCGCGTATGCCCTTGTCGCCTTGTCGTGCGCAGGCGCGGCGACCGCGGCCGACTATCCGACCAAGGCGATACGCGTGCTCGTCGGCTTCGCGCCGGGCGGCTCCGCCGACATCATCGCACGCAGCGTCGGACAAAAGCTCTCCGACGCGTTCAGGCAGCCCGTGGTGGTCGACAACCGCAGCGGCGCCTCCGGCATCATCGCGACCGAGCTCGCAGCGAAAGCCGATCCGGACGGTTACACGCTGCTCGAAGCGACGATGACCACGCACGGCATCGGTCCGCACCTCTACAAGAAGCTCCCGTACGACGCGGTGCGCGATTTCGAGGCGGTCGCGCAGCTCGTGCGCATCCCGCTCGTCCTGTTCGTCAACGCGTCGGTGCCCGGCACGACGCTCGCCGATTTCATCGCGGCGACCAGGGCCCATCCGGGCAAATACAGTTACGCCTCCGCGGGCGCGGGCAGCCCGCCGCATCTCGTGGCGGAGCTCTTCAAGCTGAAGACCGGCGCGCAGCTCACCCACGTGCCTTACAAGGGCACCGGCGCGGCGCTGCCCGACGTCGTCGCGGGACAGGTGCAGATGATGATCGACGGGCCGCCGCCGTTCCTGCCGTTCGTGAAGTCGGGGAAGCTGAAAGCGCTCGCCGCGGCGAGCGACAAGCGCAATCCCTCGCTGCCCTCGGTCCCGACGTTCGCCGAAGCCGGCATCGCGGGCATGGAGGCCGGGCTCTGGTACGGCATCCTCGCGCCGAAGCGCACGCCCGAGGCGATCGTCGCGAAGCTCAACGCCGAGATCAATCGCGCGCTGGCGCACGCCGACCTGCGCGAGCGCTTCGCGTCGATGTCGGTCGAGATCGTCGGCGGATCGCCCGAGGCGTTCGCGCGCTACATCGACTCGGAATCGAAGCGCTGGGGCGAGGTGGTGCGCGCTGCGAACATCAAGGTCGAGTAAGCCGAGCGCCTCGGGATTGCTTCGTCGCCGCGCGGCGGCTCGTCGCAATGACCCTGCATGACAACCGCTCAGCGCCGCTTGCGCGCCACGGCTTTGGTCCGCGTTTTCGTCGCCTTCACTTTCACCTTCACCTTGGCCTTCGCGCGCGAGGTCGCGCGATGGCGGTGCGGCGCACGCGCCGCGGCGCGCGACGCGTGGCGGTGCTTGCCTTTCTTGAACTTCGCCTTCACCGCCTTGAACGCCTGAGGCAGCGTAACCGGGCGCACCGCGATGTCCGGCAGCTCAGGCTCCTCGACGCCTGCCTGCACTCTCACCAGCAGCGGCTGGCCGACCGCGAAACGCCGGCCGCTCACCCCGCTCACCCGCTTGATCTCGTCGAACGTCATGCCGTGACTCGCCGCGATCTGCCGCACCTTCTGGCCGCGGCGCAGGCGCACGACCTTCCAGGAGACCAGCGGCTTGTCGTGCTTCTGCAGGTTCACGAGAAAAATGCGCACCTTCTTGCGCGGCAGCACGATGCGCTCGCCTTCGCCCGCCTTGATGATCGGCTTGCGATGCGCGGGGTTGAGGAACCTGAACTTCTCGATCGGCAGCTCGGCCAGCTTCGCGGCGAGCGCCACGTCGATGTGCTCCTGCACGTCGACGGTCTCCAGATACGGCTCGTTCGCGATGTCCGCGATGTCGAGCCCGTAGCGCTCCGGATCGGACATCAGGTTCTTCACCGCGATGAGCTTCGGCACGTACTCGCGCGTCTCGGCCGGAAGCGTCAAGGCTTCGTAGTCGTCCGGCAGGCCCCGCGCGCGGTTGCGCTCGATCGCGCGCGAGACCGCGCCTTCGCCGCAGTTGTACGCGGCGAGCGCGAGCGGCCAGTCGCCGAACTGGGCGTAGAGCTTCTGCAGATAGTCGAGCGCGGCATCGGTGGCTTCGATGACGTCGCGCCGTCCGTCGTACCACCAGCTCTGGCGCAGGCCGTAATGCTTCCCCGTGGACGCGATGAACTGCCACATGCCGGATGCGTCCGCCTTGGAGTACGCCACCGGGTTGTACGCGCTCTCGATCATCGGCAGCAGCGCGATCTCCATCGGCATGCCGCGCTTCTCCACCTCCTCCACGACGTAATAGAGGAAGCTGCTGCTGCGCTCGATCATCCGCGCCACGTAGTCCGGCCGACTGGAATACCACTGCTCCCACTCGCGGACGAACGCGTTGTCGATCGCCGGCAGGCGGTATCCCGCCTCGATGCGCGTCCACAAGCTGGCGGGCGGCGGCGGTTCGGCGGCGGGCTGTTTCGGTTCGGGAACGGTCGCGAGCTCGACGGCCGGCTCGAGCACCGGCGAAGCTTCGACCGTGGTCCCCGCTTCGGGATTTGCGATCGGGGGGACCGTCGTCTCGTCACGCGTCTCGACGAGCGGTGACTTGTCCGGGTGAATCGTCGCGGGCGGCGGTGCCACCTGCGCACAACCTGCCATCGCGACGAAGACGACGACTGCGATCTTCTGCATTCTTGCGCGGCGATGTTAGCGGCCGCGGCCGATGCAGGTCAATCACTTCATGCTCGAACGCCCACGATAACGGCATAAGAGCGCGACAAACCTCACGCGCCTTTGCCCGTCACGTCGGTCTGCGCCTGCGCGGGCGCGCGCGCATCGCCGGCGACCTGCACCTCGGGATGCGACGGCTTCTTGATCGCCGACGAATCCCCTTTGCCGGCGCGCACCGGCGGCGGCGCCGCCGCCGGATGAGCAGTGTCGTGCTCCGCGCGGTCGAGCTCGGCGCGCATGCGAGGCAGCGCGTCCGGATGCTCGCGCTGCAGGAAATCGATCAGCGCCTCGCGCACGCGGCAGCGCAGGTCCCACGCGAGCGACGCGTCGCCGGCGCTGACGAGCGCCCGTATCTGCACCGCGCGCTCGTTCGCTTCGGTCACCTGGATCATGCACACGCGCCGGTCCCATTCCGGCGCCGCCTCGCACACGCGCTCGAGCTCGGCGCGCAGCGGCGCGAGCGGCACGCGGTAGTCCACCCACAGGTACACGGTGCCGAGCAGTTGCGAGCCGGTTCGCGTCCAGTTCTGGAACGGGTGCTGGATGATCCACTCGAGCGGAACGACGAGACGCCGCTCGTCCCAGATCTTGACGACGACGTACGTCGCGGTGATCTCCTCGATGCGTCCCCACTCGTTCTCCATGATGACCACGTCGTCGAGGCGGATCGGTTGAGTGAGCGCGATCTGCAGCCCGGCGATGAGGTTGCCGAAGACCGGCCGCGCGGCGATACCGCCGACCACACCCACGACGCCCGCGGAGGCGAGCAGGCTCGCGCCCACCTGACGCATGCCCGGCAACGTCATCAGCAGCGCGGCGCCGCCGACGATCAGCACGAAGAACTTGACCGTGCGGGTGAGCACGCGCGTCTGCGTCTGGATGCGGCGCGCCTGCAGGTTGTCGGTCACCGTCGCCGGGTGCAACCGCACGATCGCCTCCCCGACCGCGCCGACGGCGCGCAGCGCCATCCACGTCAGCGCAGCGATGAGCGTCATCGTGACCGCGCGCTCGGCGAGCGCACGCGCAGGCAGGTCCTCGGGCGCGCCGCTCAACACGAGCACGAACGCGAGGAGCGGCGCCGCCAGCCGGGCGGGCGCCGCCGTGAACTCGACGACCGTGCTCGCGATCACGCTGAAGCGCGCGATGCGCCGGAGCACTGCGTAAGCGATATGCTGGGCCGCGACGGCGACCACGGCGCCGACCGTCCCGAGGATCGCGACGGTCAGCCACGGATACGTGTAATCGAGCAAATCTTTCAAAACTCCAGACCTCCTTACGGTACGCGCAGACAAAATCGTGCGACCCAGCAATAATCGATCCGCGGTTCGCGCGCGCGTAAGATTCGCAAGCCCGGCACGGTCCCACGATCACGAGCGCGCACAGGCCGCGCATACGGGGACACGCATGAAAAACGAACAGGGGACCGCAAATCCGGTGCGCTGGTACTTCTACCGGCAGGAATCAGGCGCGTGGTACTGGGACGCCGTCGCGGCCAACGGCGCCATCCTGGCGCGCTCGAGCGACGGATTCCAGACGCGCCCGCAGTCGGTGCAGGACGCGAGAGCGCACGGCTATACCGGCATCGCGCAGTCGCAGTGCGTCACCTCCTGACAACCGCTCGTCCGAGGTGAGGCGGCGCAGCGAGCGAGGACGGGAATCCATCGCAGGACGATCGGCGTCCCCATCCATGCACCGTACACCATGGTGTGCACCGTTACGGGAAACGAACGGCGCATCCGGCACCGCCGTTGCAGCGTCGGGCGACGCGCTCCAGGCATCGACGCCGCTCCGTCCTCGCGCAAGCCGCTCATCGCGCCGAAGGCACGGCATTTGCGGGTCGCGCCGCTGCGGGACTCGACCCGCGAGATGACGGAGGGTAGTTCAATGAATGCGTATCTGAAAGCAGGGGCGCTCGCGGCATCGATCGTCGGCGCGGCGCTCGCCATGAGCGCGTGCAGCAGCGGCCGCGACACCTCGCGGCAGGACATGGCAGGCATGCACTCGAGCAGCTCGAGCCAGGCGGCGACGCGCAGCGAAGCCACGCCCAGCGCGCCGGCGAACCGGTCGGAGTCGATGCCCGCACAAACCGCACGGGCCGATACCACTACGGCGCGTCCTTCGACCGCCCGGGAGTCGACGCCGCCGTCGAGGCCCGAGACGAGCGCGACGGGCACCGCCGGCACGATGGACCAGCCGGCCCCGCGGCAGTCGCGCGGCTGACGAGCCCATCCCGGTAGCGCCCGCATCGACCGCCGCCGCGGATACGGCGGCGCCGCGGCGGGCGCGCTCCGATGCGGATGAAGCGTCTTTACGCCGTCACGGTGAGCGCTGCGCTCGCCGCAGCGGTCTTCGCGCCGCGCGCGCTGCACGACAGCGGCATCCACGTCGTAGCGGTTCCGCCGCGCGCGCAGTTCGGCGAGCTCGCGGCGAGCGACGACACGCGCGACATCGCCGACCGGATCGTCCGCACCGCCGACAACGGCGGCCTGCCTTTCTTCGTCATCGACAAGCGCGCAGCCGCGATCTACGTGTTCGATGCCGCAGGCCGCGCGCGCGCCAGCGCGCCGGTCCTGCTCGGCATGGCGCTCGGCGACCGATTCGCGCCCGGCGTCGCCGACAAGGACATGTACCAGACTCAACCGTCGGAGCGCATCACCCCCGCCGGCCGCTTCCTGGCGCAGCCCGGCATCAACGACCAGGGCCAGGACGTCGTCTGGATCCAGTACGACGCGGGCATCGCGATGCATGCGGTGCTCGATACGCCCGGCCAGCGCCGCCGCGAACGCCTCGCGACCGCGACGCCCGACGACAACCGTGTCTCGTACGGCTGCGTCAACCTGCCCACTGACTTCTATCGCGACGTGGTGCGGCCTCTGTTCGACAGCACGCGAGCGGTCGTGTACGTGCTGCCCGACAGCGAGAGCCCGCTCGCTCTCTTCGCTCGTAATTGAGCGTTCACCGCAGCGGCCGCCGTGCAATCGACGCATCGGCGGCGAGCGGACCGATCGCCGCGGGCATCGCGACGAGCCGGAACGGCATGAGCGGCGCAGCCGGGCCGCCGAGATCCTTGTGGCGGTCGAGCTGCGAGCTCGTCGCCACGACGTAGCCCCTGATCGGCGCGATGCCGATCGGGCTTTCGAGCGCCTGCGCGCGCGTCACGGCGACCGCGTGACCGGCCTCGAGCGACGGCTGCAGCACGAGGCCGTACAGCGCGTTCGATGTCATCGAGGTGAAATAGAATTCGTGCGGCGCGTCGCCGCGCTGCGTGTGGGACAGCGGCGACGCCGCGACGGCGCGCAGTGCGCAGATGCCGCGCAGGCTCGAAACATCCTTCACCTCGATGCGACGAGCCTTGCCCGTCAGCGGGTCGACGCGCCAGAGCGTTCCGGTCTCTGCGCTGCCGGCGAGGAGCGCGTGAGGCCCCGGCACGACCGCGAGCGCCGAGATCCGGCCGATCTCACCACGCTGGTCGCTATGAAGCCTGAGCTCGGTCCTCACCAGCGCCTCGGTCGCGCCGTCCTCGTAAATCGCGTGCAGCGTAGGCTCGCGGCCATCGGCGACGTACACCGTCCCGGTGAACGGGCTGAACGTCATGTCCGGCAGGCAGCCCGTCCGCGTGACCTGCGCACCGTGCGGAAGACCGATGCTCAGCAACAGCTTGCGCGACCTGAGCGCATACACGTAGACGCGATCGGTATCGAGCACCCACAGCCGGTCGCGCACGCCGTCGACGCTGATGCGCAGCGCGCGCCTGCGGCCGTCCTGCGCCGCGCTCGACGGCAGATACGGACGATCGTCGAGGATGCCGTTATCCGACATGCGCGCAACCGCCCCGTGCTCGTAGCTGCCGACGAGGAAGCTGCGATCGTCGCTCCAGTGATCGATCGCGACCGGGAAGAAGCTCGCGTCGGCTATGGTCCAGCGGTCGGGGCCGTCGCATGCGGCGAGCAGACCCAGCATCGCGGCGGCGAGCGCGACTCTTCTCATGGCGTTCCTTCGTATCGAATGAGCTCGATCGATCGTAAGGAAGCGGCGCGGGTCGCAACAGCCGCACCTGGCTGAAACTGACGCCGTCACAGTTGGCGCGCCGGCGAAACTGTGATGGTCCCGGACGCGCGCAACTGTTACTTTGCGAGGCTGGCGCGGAGCGGCACTATGCAAGACATGGAAAGCGGTCAGAACGCCGTGCTGTACGAAGCGGTCGCATCGGACATCACCTCGCTCATCGAGTCGGGGACGCTGGGCGCGGGCGCGCGCGTGCCCTCGGTGCGCCGCATGAGCCGGCAGCGGCGCGTCAGCGTCTCGACCGTGGTGCAGGCGTATCGCGTGCTCGAGGATCGCGGGCTCATCGAAGCGCGTCCGCAGTCGGGCTATTACGTGCGCGCGAGACACCAGCCGCTGCGCGAGCCCGCGCTGTCGGCGCCGCCACGCGCGCCGCAACTGGTGGGTGTGCACGCGCTGGTCAGCCGAGTGCTGGACGCGGCGGAAGACCCGGACGTCGTCCTGCTCGGCACCGCCCTTCCCCAACCGGAGCTGGTGCCGACGGCGCGCCTGCGGCGACTCCTGAACGACGCCGCCCGCCGCTGGCCGGATGCGATATCCACCTACGGACTGCCGCCCGGCCGCGAAGAGCTGCGCAAGCAGATCGCTGCGCGCTCGTTCGACAGCGGCGCCAGGCTCGCGCCGGACGAGATCATCGTGACGAACGGCTGCGTCGAAGCGGTCAACCTGTGCCTGCGCGCAGTGGCGCAGCCCGGCGAGGTCATCGCGCTGGAGTCGCCGACCTACTTCGGGCTGCTGCAGATCATCGAGAGCCTCGGCATGAAGGCGCTCGAGATCCCGACCTCACCGCGCGGCGGCATCTCGCTGGAAGCGCTGGAGCTCGCGATCGAGCGCCAGCGCGTCAAGGCGTGCCTGCTGATGCCGTCGGTCAGCAATCCGCTCGGCAGCACGATGTCCGACGCGGCGAAAGTCCGGCTCGTGAAGATGCTCGACGCCCGCGGCGTGCCGCTCATCGAGGATGCGGTGTACAGCACCCTGCACTTCGGCCCGTCGCCGCCGCGCGCGGCGAAAGCGTACGATCGCACCGGCAACGTGCTGCTCTGCTCGTCGTTCACCAAGACGCTCGCCCCGGGCTTTCGCGTGGGCTGGGTGGCGCCGGGACGCTATTACGAGCAGACGCGGATGCTGAAGTTCATCAGCTCGGTGGGCGTGTCCGATCTGCTGCAGGTCGCGATCGCCGCGTTCCTCGAGAACGGCGGTTACGATCGCCTGCTGCGCCGTCTGCGCAAGACCTATCAGGCGCAGGTGGCGCTGTTCAGCGCGGCGGTCGGCCGCTACTTTCCCGCGGGCACCAAAGTGACGCGGCCGACCGGCGGTTACGTGCTGTGGGTGGAGATGCCGCCGGCGGTGGACGCGCTGGCGCTCTACGAGCTCGCGATGGCCGAGCGCATCAGCCTCGCACCCGGCGCGATGTTCTCCGCCTCCGACCGCTACCGGCATTGCATCCGGCTCAACTGCGGCATCCCGTGGTCCGCGCACACCGAAGCGCTGCTCGAGCGGGTCGGTGCGCTGGCGACGCAGTGCATGGCGGCGAAGACGGGCAGCCGGTGACGGGCGGCCACTGGACGGCGCGCTGCGAGCCGCGAGACTATCGGTCATGGATTTCGCTCTCCTTCAGGTCTTCAAGGCGGTGGCGGACGAAGGCACGATCACCGGCGCGGCGCGCAAGCTGCACCGCGTGCCGTCCAACGTCACCACACGCCTGAAGCAGCTCGAAGCCACGCTCGGCAAGCCGCTGTTCGATCGCGAGCGCGGGCGGCTCACGCTGTCGGCCGAAGGGCGTGTCTTTCTCGGTTACGTCGAGCAACTGCTGCGCACGTTCGACGAGGCCAGGGCGGCCATCACGGCGAGCGCGCCGGGCGGCGTGCTCAAGCTCGGCACCCTCGAGAGCACCGCGGCGAGCCGGCTGCCGCCGCTCCTCGCGTCGTATCACCGCAACTATCCGGATGTGCGCATCGAGCTCACCACCGGCACCGCGGGCGCGCTGACGGACGACGTGCTGAGCCGCAAAGTCGATGCCGCTTTCATCGCCGACTGCGCGGCTTCGCCCGAGCTCGAGCTGGTTCCGGCGTTCGAGGAAGAGCTCGTGCTCATCGCGCCGCAGTCGCATCCGGCGATCCGCGGCGCGCGCGACGTTCGCACTTCGACGATCATCGCTTTTCCGACCGGCTGCGCGTATCGCCGGCGCCTGCAGGGCTGGCTCGCCGCAGACGGGGTGATCCCCGAGCGCGTCCTCGAGCTGAGCTCGTATCACGCGATCGTCGCGTGCGTCGCTTCGGGCACCGGCATCGCGCTGACCCCGCGCGCGGTGCTCGAGACGATCACCGGGACCGAGCACGTCGCGGTCTATCCGCTCGCTTCCAGGAGCCGCGCGGTCACCTCGCTGGTGTGGCGCAAAGGCGAGGACTCGCTCGCGCTGCGCGCGCTGCAGGTCGAGCTCGCATCGCGCGCGCAAGGAGCGAGTCGCCCGCACGGGCGCAAGCTTCGAGTGGTCGGAGGCTAGCGCCCTTTCTCGAATCCAGAACGAACCGTTCTCGATTATTCAATTTCAGTACGGGGCGAGGCTCAATAAGCTTCGCTCATGGTTCGTACTCTGCAGTCGACCTCAGCCGCCGGGCGCCCGATCTCCGCGATCGGCGCCGCCGTCACCGGCTGTGCAGCGCTCGCGGTCGCGCAAGGGGTCGGCCGCTTCGCCTTCACGCCGATACTTCCGATGATGCAGGCCGACGCCGGCGTATCGGTCGTCACCGGCGGCTGGCTCGCGGCAGCGAACTATCTCGGCTATCTCGTCGGCGCGCTCGCCGCGGCGCGCGTCCACATGCGGGCCGCGGCCGCGGTGCGCGCCGCCCTCGCGCTCGTCGTACTGGCGACGCTCGCCATGGGCGTCGTCGACGGTCTCGCGAGCTGGCTCGCGCTGCGCTTCGCGGCGGGCGTGGCGAGCGCATGGATCATGGTGTTCGGCTGCGCGTGGGCGCTGCAGCAGCTCGCGAAGGCCGGAGCGCCGCTCCTGGGCGGCGTCGTCTTCGCCGGCGTGGGTGCCGGCATCACGGCCGTCGGCGTGGGCGTGGCGGCGCTGCATGCGAGCGCTTCTTCGGGCGAGACATGGCTCGCGATCGGCGCAGCGTCGCTCGCGGCGAGCGCCGCGATCTGGATGCCGTTGAGCGCCGGCCGCGCGGCGCCGGCGCCGTCGCGCGCGCGCACTGCCGCAGCCAAGACCGGACGGCACGGTCTCATCCTCGCGTACGGGCTCGCGGGCTTCGGCTACATCGTGCCCGCGACGTTTCTGCCGACGATGGCGCGGCAGGCGATCGCCGATGCGTCGCTGTTCGTGTGGTCGTGGCCGGTGTTCGGCGCCGCGGCGATGATCTCGACGCTGCTCGCCGCCGCGCTGACGCGCGCGCTCGGCACCCGGCGCGTCTGGGCGCTCGCTCAGGCCGCCATGGGCGTCGGCGTCGCCCTTCCGCTCATCCTGCACGGCACCGCCGGCGTCATGCTCTCCGCAGCGATGGTCGGCGGCACGTTCATGGTCACGACGATGGCCGGCATCCAGGTCGCGCGCGAAACCGGCGGCGACGAAGCCACGCAGCTGATCGCGGCGATGACCGCGGCCTTCGCGCTCGGTCAGCTCGCCGGGCCGGTGGTCGTCAGCAGCGTCGCCGCCGTGGCCGAACCGTTCCCGGTCGCGATTCCGCTCGCGAGCGCGCTGCTCTTCCTCGGCGCCGTGCTCGTCAACGCGTCGCCCGCGCCGCAAACCGCTTCCCAGGGAGCGCACTCATGAAGCTGTATCTCAACAAGGCATCGCCGTACGCGCGGCTCGTCCTCGTCGTCGCGCACGAGAAATCGCTGAGCGACAGGATCGAGCTCGTCTGGACCGATCCGTGGCAATCGCGCGACGAGCTGTTGAACGTCAACCCGTTCTCCAAGGTGCCGGCGCTCGTCGTCGGCGAGGAGACCCTGATCGAAAGCGGCTGTATCTGCGATTACCTCGACAGCGTCGGCGGCGGACGCAGCCTGCTGCCGTCGGCCGGAACCGGGCCGCGCGCGGCGCTCGTGAAGTGCGGCTGGGGCCGCGCGTTGATCGACGCGGCCTTCGGCACCGTCATCGAGCGCCGGTTCGCCGCAGCCGGAAGCCGATCCGAGCTCGGCGAACGCTGGCTGGCCGCGACGAAGCGCGCGCTCCCTGTTCTGGAAATCGAGGCAGGCCGGCTCGAAAGCGCTGCGCCGGATCTCGGCGATCTCGCGATCGCGGTCGGGTTGTCGTACATCGACTTCCGCCTGCCGGAAATCGAATGGCGCGCGGGGCATGCGCGACTGGCGACGTGGTTCGAAGCGCTGTCGGCGCGGCCCTCGATGCGGCAGACCGCGCCGGAGTAGCGCGCTACCGCACGCTTACGGCCGAGACTCTCGCCAGCACCGCAGGCGGTCCCAGCATGCCGCGGTGCACCCGCGCCGCGATCGCGAGCAGGCGCGAGCTCAGGGTCAGCCCCGCCCGCTCGGCGGAATCGAGCGCGATCTCGAAGCGGA comes from Burkholderiales bacterium and encodes:
- a CDS encoding PLP-dependent aminotransferase family protein produces the protein MQDMESGQNAVLYEAVASDITSLIESGTLGAGARVPSVRRMSRQRRVSVSTVVQAYRVLEDRGLIEARPQSGYYVRARHQPLREPALSAPPRAPQLVGVHALVSRVLDAAEDPDVVLLGTALPQPELVPTARLRRLLNDAARRWPDAISTYGLPPGREELRKQIAARSFDSGARLAPDEIIVTNGCVEAVNLCLRAVAQPGEVIALESPTYFGLLQIIESLGMKALEIPTSPRGGISLEALELAIERQRVKACLLMPSVSNPLGSTMSDAAKVRLVKMLDARGVPLIEDAVYSTLHFGPSPPRAAKAYDRTGNVLLCSSFTKTLAPGFRVGWVAPGRYYEQTRMLKFISSVGVSDLLQVAIAAFLENGGYDRLLRRLRKTYQAQVALFSAAVGRYFPAGTKVTRPTGGYVLWVEMPPAVDALALYELAMAERISLAPGAMFSASDRYRHCIRLNCGIPWSAHTEALLERVGALATQCMAAKTGSR
- a CDS encoding transglycosylase SLT domain-containing protein, producing the protein MQKIAVVVFVAMAGCAQVAPPPATIHPDKSPLVETRDETTVPPIANPEAGTTVEASPVLEPAVELATVPEPKQPAAEPPPPASLWTRIEAGYRLPAIDNAFVREWEQWYSSRPDYVARMIERSSSFLYYVVEEVEKRGMPMEIALLPMIESAYNPVAYSKADASGMWQFIASTGKHYGLRQSWWYDGRRDVIEATDAALDYLQKLYAQFGDWPLALAAYNCGEGAVSRAIERNRARGLPDDYEALTLPAETREYVPKLIAVKNLMSDPERYGLDIADIANEPYLETVDVQEHIDVALAAKLAELPIEKFRFLNPAHRKPIIKAGEGERIVLPRKKVRIFLVNLQKHDKPLVSWKVVRLRRGQKVRQIAASHGMTFDEIKRVSGVSGRRFAVGQPLLVRVQAGVEEPELPDIAVRPVTLPQAFKAVKAKFKKGKHRHASRAAARAPHRHRATSRAKAKVKVKVKATKTRTKAVARKRR
- a CDS encoding FAD-containing oxidoreductase, producing the protein MNFDAIVIGAGQAGPSLAVRLANSGRRTAIVERKLLGGTCVNVGCIPTKTLIASARVAHFARIAGEHGVDVQDVRVDMARVKARKDDVVRQSSDGLEKWLGETPNLTLVRGHARFEAPTRVRVNDEVLEAPQIFLDVGARSAARGIEGLDAVKHFDNSGMMGVDFLPEHLVIVGGSYIGLEFAQMYRRFGSRVTVVEMGPRLIGREDEDVSREVQAMLEREGIEFKLASKCLEVSREGEGVRVRNDCEGRREDAIGSHLLIATGRTPNTDDLGLEQAGVAKDERGFITVDDELRTSVPGIWALGEANGRGAFTHTSYNDYEIVAANLLDGDKRRVSDRIPIYALFVDPPLGRVGMSEAEVRKSGRKALIGRMPMTRVGRARERGETQGFMKVLVDAGSKQFLGAALLGIEGDEVVHTIADLMYARAPYTVMQRAVHVHPTVSELLPTLLGSLEPLT
- a CDS encoding mechanosensitive ion channel family protein — translated: MKDLLDYTYPWLTVAILGTVGAVVAVAAQHIAYAVLRRIARFSVIASTVVEFTAAPARLAAPLLAFVLVLSGAPEDLPARALAERAVTMTLIAALTWMALRAVGAVGEAIVRLHPATVTDNLQARRIQTQTRVLTRTVKFFVLIVGGAALLMTLPGMRQVGASLLASAGVVGVVGGIAARPVFGNLIAGLQIALTQPIRLDDVVIMENEWGRIEEITATYVVVKIWDERRLVVPLEWIIQHPFQNWTRTGSQLLGTVYLWVDYRVPLAPLRAELERVCEAAPEWDRRVCMIQVTEANERAVQIRALVSAGDASLAWDLRCRVREALIDFLQREHPDALPRMRAELDRAEHDTAHPAAAPPPVRAGKGDSSAIKKPSHPEVQVAGDARAPAQAQTDVTGKGA
- a CDS encoding LysR substrate-binding domain-containing protein, whose product is MDFALLQVFKAVADEGTITGAARKLHRVPSNVTTRLKQLEATLGKPLFDRERGRLTLSAEGRVFLGYVEQLLRTFDEARAAITASAPGGVLKLGTLESTAASRLPPLLASYHRNYPDVRIELTTGTAGALTDDVLSRKVDAAFIADCAASPELELVPAFEEELVLIAPQSHPAIRGARDVRTSTIIAFPTGCAYRRRLQGWLAADGVIPERVLELSSYHAIVACVASGTGIALTPRAVLETITGTEHVAVYPLASRSRAVTSLVWRKGEDSLALRALQVELASRAQGASRPHGRKLRVVGG
- a CDS encoding L,D-transpeptidase, which gives rise to MKRLYAVTVSAALAAAVFAPRALHDSGIHVVAVPPRAQFGELAASDDTRDIADRIVRTADNGGLPFFVIDKRAAAIYVFDAAGRARASAPVLLGMALGDRFAPGVADKDMYQTQPSERITPAGRFLAQPGINDQGQDVVWIQYDAGIAMHAVLDTPGQRRRERLATATPDDNRVSYGCVNLPTDFYRDVVRPLFDSTRAVVYVLPDSESPLALFARN
- a CDS encoding tripartite tricarboxylate transporter substrate binding protein — protein: MTRIRPIAYALVALSCAGAATAADYPTKAIRVLVGFAPGGSADIIARSVGQKLSDAFRQPVVVDNRSGASGIIATELAAKADPDGYTLLEATMTTHGIGPHLYKKLPYDAVRDFEAVAQLVRIPLVLFVNASVPGTTLADFIAATRAHPGKYSYASAGAGSPPHLVAELFKLKTGAQLTHVPYKGTGAALPDVVAGQVQMMIDGPPPFLPFVKSGKLKALAAASDKRNPSLPSVPTFAEAGIAGMEAGLWYGILAPKRTPEAIVAKLNAEINRALAHADLRERFASMSVEIVGGSPEAFARYIDSESKRWGEVVRAANIKVE